A window of the Cheilinus undulatus linkage group 21, ASM1832078v1, whole genome shotgun sequence genome harbors these coding sequences:
- the rfx1a gene encoding MHC class II regulatory factor RFX1a isoform X4, with translation MATSGYVGEIQPAAQTQGAVVTVTPGQPDGSSTPPTAPPFLAEIQTTVSTPTIVTPTGQTTHADPDASITTQKPAAGSQAQSTAQPQPAQTQYVTAEIQGSPTESGNAQSTPQYIVVTVTEGSLHSSDSVSDSSPPPAVVQTGVPTQVVQQVQTAQQRSVVQATSQIAKTEPGTQLSVTSLQPVHISPEFLPITMVVRDSCIEEKQQQHQIGQPESQAGASGDHFKECSERAVCFPFNVAMGLLQFYQSTYLPFVHAEKEIRDHLAVTDPNSLPLQAPSAAMQVQQQLTSVPVQHVYTNQVQYVEGGDSNYTTSTIRSGTFPYTDTPLYTQTTASQYYEGQTTPGSQASTPGTPLTVSVTTGTTGGVSMFVAQPSSAAGGAATVVTTGGTTNGAGEGAGTNGGAAGSYVIQGGYMLGSSSGGAAGNSQNYSHTARASPATWLLDNYETAEGVSLPRSTLYCHYLLHCQEQKLEPVNAASFGKLIRSVFMGLRTRRLGTRGNSKYHYYGLRIKAGSSLLRLMEDQQHLAMRQQPFSQKQRLKPVHKVEGMTNGTASGASQQQQQQQQGSGQVDISTQVQQYQQFLDASRALPEFPDIDLQGKSLPEGIELEHIKSFQLLYREHCEAILDVMVNLQFTLVETLWKTFWRFSQSQAGDATLSVHDESEKRLPKTCLVLLCKYEPVLRWSRDCDNSLYQGLVEILIPDVLRPIPSALTQAIRNFAKSLESWLTNAMMNIPEEMVRIKVTSANAFAQTLRRYTSLNHLAQAARAVLQNTAQINQMLSDLNRVDFANVQEQASWVCRCEDRVVQRLEQDFKLTLQQQNSLEQWAAWLDGVVTQVLKPYQHSPAFPKAAKLFLLKWSFYSSMVIRDLTLRSAASFGSFHLIRLLYDEYMYYLIEHRVAQAKGETPIAVMGEFASLGRGLSQLDPDKEEEEEEEEESDDEGQELSLPPDGAVLGDESLEPPAKLARTDQRVLFTTGSADN, from the exons ATGGCCACCTCAGGCTATGTAGGTGAGATTCAACCAGCAGCCCAAACCCAGGGGGCTGTTGTTACCGTCACACCGGGGCAACCTGACGGCAGCTCCACCCCTCCAACTGCCCCTCCATTTCTGGCTGAGATTCAGACTACTGTGTCCACACCTACCATCGTCACACCCACAGGCCAAACCACTCATGCAGATCCAGATGCCTCCATCACCACTCAGAAGCCGGCAGCTGGAAGTCAAGCCCAGTCCACAGCTCAGCCCCAGCCGGCCCAGACACAGTACGTGACTGCAGAGATCCAGGGCTCCCCCACAGAGTCAGGAAATGCTCAAAGCACTCCTCAATACATTGTTGTCACAGTCACAG AGGGCTCCCTTCACTCAAGTGACAGTGTGTCAGACTCTAGCCCCCCTCCAGCTGTGGTGCAAACCGGTGTTCCCACACAGGTCGTCCAGCAGGTGCAGACAGCTCAACAG AGGTCTGTGGTGCAGGCCACCTCTCAGATAGCCAAGACTGAGCCAGGTACGCAGCTCAGTGTCACCAGTCTACAGCCTGTCCACATCAGCCCAGAG TTCCTCCCTATCACCATGGTAGTCAGGGATAGCTGtatagaagaaaaacaacaacagcaccaGATAGGACAGCCAGAGAGCCAGGCCGGGGCATCAGGAGACCATTTTAAAGAATGCAGTGAAAGGGCAGTCTGCTTCCCCTTCAACGTCGCCATGGGACTTCTCCAGTTTTACCAATCAACGTATTTACCTTTTGtccatgcagaaaaagagataaGAGACCACCTTGCTGTCACAGACCCTAACAGCCTGCCCCTGCAGGCTCCATCTGCAGCTATGCAA GTCCAGCAGCAGCTCACATCAGTGCCAGTGCAACATGTGTACACCAACCAGGTGCAGTATGTGGAAGGAGGAGACAGCAACTACACCACCAGCACTAT TCGTTCCGGCACCTTCCCTTACACTGACACCCCCCTGTACACCCAGACCACAGCATCACAGTATTATGAGGGTCAGACCACCCCCGGCTCTCAGGCCTCCACTCCTGGCACACCTCTGACCGTCTCTGTGACTACTGGCACAACTGGGGGTGTTTCTATGTTTGTGGCCCAGCCCTCAAGTGCAGCGGGGGGAGCCGCCACAGTGGTGACCACAGGTGGTACCACCAATGGGGCAGGGGAAGGGGCAGGCACAAACGGGGGCGCAGCTGGCAGCTACGTGATCCAGGGGGGTTACATGCTGGGCAGCAGCAGTGGAGGGGCAGCTGGCAACAGTCAGAACTACTCCCACACCGCCCGCGCCTCTCCAGCCACT TGGTTGCTGGACAACTATGAGACAGCTGAAGGAGTAAGTCTGCCACGTTCCACTCTCTATTGCCACTACCTGCTGCACTGCCAGGAGCAGAAACTAGAGCCTGTTAATGCTGCCTCTTTCGGAAAACTCATCAGATCTGTGTTTATGGGGCTTCGTACACGTCGTCTGGGCACACG TGGTAATTCTAAATATCACTACTATGGGCTGAGGATCAAGGCCGGCTCCTCTCTCCTCCGTCTGATGGAAGACCAGCAACATCTGGCCATGAGGCAGCAGCCCttctcacagaaacagag ATTGAAGCCAGTTCATAAAGTAGAGGGGATGACCAATGGAACAGCATCAGGAGCtagccagcagcagcaacagcagcagcaggggtcTGGGCAGGTGGACATCAGCACCCAGGTTCAGCAGTACCAGCAGTTCCTGG ATGCATCCAGAGCACTCCCAGAGTTCCCAGACATCGACCTTCAGGGGAAGTCTCTACCAGAGGGCATTGAGCTGGAGCACATAAAGAGCTTTCAGCTGCTTTACAGAGAACACTGTGAG gcaatTCTGGATGTGATGGTGAATCTGCAGTTTACCCTGGTGGAAACTCTGTGGAAAACCTTCTGGAGGTTCAGCCAGAGTCAGGCTGGAGATGCCACGTTGTCTGT tCACGATGAGTCAGAGAAGCGCCTCCCAAAGACCTGCCTGGTGTTGCTGTGCAAATACGAGCCAGTGCTGCGCTGGAGTCGTGACTGTGACAACAGCCTGTACCAGGGCCTGGTGGAGATCCTCATCCCTGATGTCCTCAGGCCAATCCCCA GTGCCTTAACTCAAGCCATCCGTAACTTTGCCAAGAGTCTGGAGAGCTGGCTGACGAATGCTATGATGAACATCCCTGAGGAGATGGTTCGCATCAAG GTAACGTCTGCCAATGCATTTGCACAGACGCTGCGTCGCTACACCAGTCTGAACCACCTCGCCCAAGCAGCCCGCGCTGTTCTCCAGAACACGGCACAAATCAACCAGATGCTCTCTGACCTCAACCGCGTCGACTTTGCTAACGTCCAG GAGCAGGCTTCATGGGTGTGCCGGTGTGAAGACCGTGTCGTTCAGCGACTAGAGCAAGACTTTAAGCTGACCCTGCAACAGCAGAACTCTCTGGAGCAGTGGGCTGCATGGCTCGATGGTGTGGTCACACAAGTCCTGAAACCATACCAGCACAGCCCCGCTTTCCCCAAGGCCGCCAAACTGTTCCTGCTTAAGTGGTCCTTTTACAG CTCTATGGTGATCAGGGACCTGACCCTGAGGAGTGCCGCCAGTTTCGGTTCCTTCCACCTGATCCGCCTGCTGTATGACGAGTACATGTACTACCTGATCGAGCACAGGGTGGCCCAGGCCAAAGGAGAGACTCCCATTGCTGTCATGGGAGAg tttgccAGTCTAGGCCGGGGTCTAAGCCAGCTGGATCCTGACAAAG aagaggaagaggaggaggaggaagaaagtgATGATGAAGGTCAGGAGCTGTCCCTCCCCCCAGATGGGGCCGTGCTTGGAGACGAGTCTCTGGAGCCGCCGGCCAAACTGGCCCGAACTGACCAGAGAGTCCTGTTCACGACCGGATCAGCCGACAACTAA
- the rfx1a gene encoding MHC class II regulatory factor RFX1a isoform X1, giving the protein MATSGYVGEIQPAAQTQGAVVTVTPGQPDGSSTPPTAPPFLAEIQTTVSTPTIVTPTGQTTHADPDASITTQKPAAGSQAQSTAQPQPAQTQYVTAEIQGSPTESGNAQSTPQYIVVTVTEGSLHSSDSVSDSSPPPAVVQTGVPTQVVQQVQTAQQRSVVQATSQIAKTEPGTQLSVTSLQPVHISPEFLPITMVVRDSCIEEKQQQHQIGQPESQAGASGDHFKECSERAVCFPFNVAMGLLQFYQSTYLPFVHAEKEIRDHLAVTDPNSLPLQAPSAAMQVQQQLTSVPVQHVYTNQVQYVEGGDSNYTTSTIRSGTFPYTDTPLYTQTTASQYYEGQTTPGSQASTPGTPLTVSVTTGTTGGVSMFVAQPSSAAGGAATVVTTGGTTNGAGEGAGTNGGAAGSYVIQGGYMLGSSSGGAAGNSQNYSHTARASPATVSITEGEESSVPSADKKVQWLLDNYETAEGVSLPRSTLYCHYLLHCQEQKLEPVNAASFGKLIRSVFMGLRTRRLGTRGNSKYHYYGLRIKAGSSLLRLMEDQQHLAMRQQPFSQKQRLKPVHKVEGMTNGTASGASQQQQQQQQGSGQVDISTQVQQYQQFLDASRALPEFPDIDLQGKSLPEGIELEHIKSFQLLYREHCEAILDVMVNLQFTLVETLWKTFWRFSQSQAGDATLSVHDESEKRLPKTCLVLLCKYEPVLRWSRDCDNSLYQGLVEILIPDVLRPIPSALTQAIRNFAKSLESWLTNAMMNIPEEMVRIKVTSANAFAQTLRRYTSLNHLAQAARAVLQNTAQINQMLSDLNRVDFANVQEQASWVCRCEDRVVQRLEQDFKLTLQQQNSLEQWAAWLDGVVTQVLKPYQHSPAFPKAAKLFLLKWSFYSSMVIRDLTLRSAASFGSFHLIRLLYDEYMYYLIEHRVAQAKGETPIAVMGEFASLGRGLSQLDPDKEEEEEEEEESDDEGQELSLPPDGAVLGDESLEPPAKLARTDQRVLFTTGSADN; this is encoded by the exons ATGGCCACCTCAGGCTATGTAGGTGAGATTCAACCAGCAGCCCAAACCCAGGGGGCTGTTGTTACCGTCACACCGGGGCAACCTGACGGCAGCTCCACCCCTCCAACTGCCCCTCCATTTCTGGCTGAGATTCAGACTACTGTGTCCACACCTACCATCGTCACACCCACAGGCCAAACCACTCATGCAGATCCAGATGCCTCCATCACCACTCAGAAGCCGGCAGCTGGAAGTCAAGCCCAGTCCACAGCTCAGCCCCAGCCGGCCCAGACACAGTACGTGACTGCAGAGATCCAGGGCTCCCCCACAGAGTCAGGAAATGCTCAAAGCACTCCTCAATACATTGTTGTCACAGTCACAG AGGGCTCCCTTCACTCAAGTGACAGTGTGTCAGACTCTAGCCCCCCTCCAGCTGTGGTGCAAACCGGTGTTCCCACACAGGTCGTCCAGCAGGTGCAGACAGCTCAACAG AGGTCTGTGGTGCAGGCCACCTCTCAGATAGCCAAGACTGAGCCAGGTACGCAGCTCAGTGTCACCAGTCTACAGCCTGTCCACATCAGCCCAGAG TTCCTCCCTATCACCATGGTAGTCAGGGATAGCTGtatagaagaaaaacaacaacagcaccaGATAGGACAGCCAGAGAGCCAGGCCGGGGCATCAGGAGACCATTTTAAAGAATGCAGTGAAAGGGCAGTCTGCTTCCCCTTCAACGTCGCCATGGGACTTCTCCAGTTTTACCAATCAACGTATTTACCTTTTGtccatgcagaaaaagagataaGAGACCACCTTGCTGTCACAGACCCTAACAGCCTGCCCCTGCAGGCTCCATCTGCAGCTATGCAA GTCCAGCAGCAGCTCACATCAGTGCCAGTGCAACATGTGTACACCAACCAGGTGCAGTATGTGGAAGGAGGAGACAGCAACTACACCACCAGCACTAT TCGTTCCGGCACCTTCCCTTACACTGACACCCCCCTGTACACCCAGACCACAGCATCACAGTATTATGAGGGTCAGACCACCCCCGGCTCTCAGGCCTCCACTCCTGGCACACCTCTGACCGTCTCTGTGACTACTGGCACAACTGGGGGTGTTTCTATGTTTGTGGCCCAGCCCTCAAGTGCAGCGGGGGGAGCCGCCACAGTGGTGACCACAGGTGGTACCACCAATGGGGCAGGGGAAGGGGCAGGCACAAACGGGGGCGCAGCTGGCAGCTACGTGATCCAGGGGGGTTACATGCTGGGCAGCAGCAGTGGAGGGGCAGCTGGCAACAGTCAGAACTACTCCCACACCGCCCGCGCCTCTCCAGCCACTGTGAGTATTACAGAGGGCGAGGAGAGTAGCGTGCCGTCGGCAGACAAGAAG GTACAGTGGTTGCTGGACAACTATGAGACAGCTGAAGGAGTAAGTCTGCCACGTTCCACTCTCTATTGCCACTACCTGCTGCACTGCCAGGAGCAGAAACTAGAGCCTGTTAATGCTGCCTCTTTCGGAAAACTCATCAGATCTGTGTTTATGGGGCTTCGTACACGTCGTCTGGGCACACG TGGTAATTCTAAATATCACTACTATGGGCTGAGGATCAAGGCCGGCTCCTCTCTCCTCCGTCTGATGGAAGACCAGCAACATCTGGCCATGAGGCAGCAGCCCttctcacagaaacagag ATTGAAGCCAGTTCATAAAGTAGAGGGGATGACCAATGGAACAGCATCAGGAGCtagccagcagcagcaacagcagcagcaggggtcTGGGCAGGTGGACATCAGCACCCAGGTTCAGCAGTACCAGCAGTTCCTGG ATGCATCCAGAGCACTCCCAGAGTTCCCAGACATCGACCTTCAGGGGAAGTCTCTACCAGAGGGCATTGAGCTGGAGCACATAAAGAGCTTTCAGCTGCTTTACAGAGAACACTGTGAG gcaatTCTGGATGTGATGGTGAATCTGCAGTTTACCCTGGTGGAAACTCTGTGGAAAACCTTCTGGAGGTTCAGCCAGAGTCAGGCTGGAGATGCCACGTTGTCTGT tCACGATGAGTCAGAGAAGCGCCTCCCAAAGACCTGCCTGGTGTTGCTGTGCAAATACGAGCCAGTGCTGCGCTGGAGTCGTGACTGTGACAACAGCCTGTACCAGGGCCTGGTGGAGATCCTCATCCCTGATGTCCTCAGGCCAATCCCCA GTGCCTTAACTCAAGCCATCCGTAACTTTGCCAAGAGTCTGGAGAGCTGGCTGACGAATGCTATGATGAACATCCCTGAGGAGATGGTTCGCATCAAG GTAACGTCTGCCAATGCATTTGCACAGACGCTGCGTCGCTACACCAGTCTGAACCACCTCGCCCAAGCAGCCCGCGCTGTTCTCCAGAACACGGCACAAATCAACCAGATGCTCTCTGACCTCAACCGCGTCGACTTTGCTAACGTCCAG GAGCAGGCTTCATGGGTGTGCCGGTGTGAAGACCGTGTCGTTCAGCGACTAGAGCAAGACTTTAAGCTGACCCTGCAACAGCAGAACTCTCTGGAGCAGTGGGCTGCATGGCTCGATGGTGTGGTCACACAAGTCCTGAAACCATACCAGCACAGCCCCGCTTTCCCCAAGGCCGCCAAACTGTTCCTGCTTAAGTGGTCCTTTTACAG CTCTATGGTGATCAGGGACCTGACCCTGAGGAGTGCCGCCAGTTTCGGTTCCTTCCACCTGATCCGCCTGCTGTATGACGAGTACATGTACTACCTGATCGAGCACAGGGTGGCCCAGGCCAAAGGAGAGACTCCCATTGCTGTCATGGGAGAg tttgccAGTCTAGGCCGGGGTCTAAGCCAGCTGGATCCTGACAAAG aagaggaagaggaggaggaggaagaaagtgATGATGAAGGTCAGGAGCTGTCCCTCCCCCCAGATGGGGCCGTGCTTGGAGACGAGTCTCTGGAGCCGCCGGCCAAACTGGCCCGAACTGACCAGAGAGTCCTGTTCACGACCGGATCAGCCGACAACTAA
- the rfx1a gene encoding MHC class II regulatory factor RFX1a isoform X6 codes for MATSGYVGEIQPAAQTQGAVVTVTPGQPDGSSTPPTAPPFLAEIQTTVSTPTIVTPTGQTTHADPDASITTQKPAAGSQAQSTAQPQPAQTQYVTAEIQGSPTESGNAQSTPQYIVVTVTEGSLHSSDSVSDSSPPPAVVQTGVPTQVVQQVQTAQQRSVVQATSQIAKTEPGTQLSVTSLQPVHISPEVQQQLTSVPVQHVYTNQVQYVEGGDSNYTTSTIRSGTFPYTDTPLYTQTTASQYYEGQTTPGSQASTPGTPLTVSVTTGTTGGVSMFVAQPSSAAGGAATVVTTGGTTNGAGEGAGTNGGAAGSYVIQGGYMLGSSSGGAAGNSQNYSHTARASPATVQWLLDNYETAEGVSLPRSTLYCHYLLHCQEQKLEPVNAASFGKLIRSVFMGLRTRRLGTRGNSKYHYYGLRIKAGSSLLRLMEDQQHLAMRQQPFSQKQRLKPVHKVEGMTNGTASGASQQQQQQQQGSGQVDISTQVQQYQQFLDASRALPEFPDIDLQGKSLPEGIELEHIKSFQLLYREHCEAILDVMVNLQFTLVETLWKTFWRFSQSQAGDATLSVHDESEKRLPKTCLVLLCKYEPVLRWSRDCDNSLYQGLVEILIPDVLRPIPSALTQAIRNFAKSLESWLTNAMMNIPEEMVRIKVTSANAFAQTLRRYTSLNHLAQAARAVLQNTAQINQMLSDLNRVDFANVQEQASWVCRCEDRVVQRLEQDFKLTLQQQNSLEQWAAWLDGVVTQVLKPYQHSPAFPKAAKLFLLKWSFYSSMVIRDLTLRSAASFGSFHLIRLLYDEYMYYLIEHRVAQAKGETPIAVMGEFASLGRGLSQLDPDKEEEEEEEEESDDEGQELSLPPDGAVLGDESLEPPAKLARTDQRVLFTTGSADN; via the exons ATGGCCACCTCAGGCTATGTAGGTGAGATTCAACCAGCAGCCCAAACCCAGGGGGCTGTTGTTACCGTCACACCGGGGCAACCTGACGGCAGCTCCACCCCTCCAACTGCCCCTCCATTTCTGGCTGAGATTCAGACTACTGTGTCCACACCTACCATCGTCACACCCACAGGCCAAACCACTCATGCAGATCCAGATGCCTCCATCACCACTCAGAAGCCGGCAGCTGGAAGTCAAGCCCAGTCCACAGCTCAGCCCCAGCCGGCCCAGACACAGTACGTGACTGCAGAGATCCAGGGCTCCCCCACAGAGTCAGGAAATGCTCAAAGCACTCCTCAATACATTGTTGTCACAGTCACAG AGGGCTCCCTTCACTCAAGTGACAGTGTGTCAGACTCTAGCCCCCCTCCAGCTGTGGTGCAAACCGGTGTTCCCACACAGGTCGTCCAGCAGGTGCAGACAGCTCAACAG AGGTCTGTGGTGCAGGCCACCTCTCAGATAGCCAAGACTGAGCCAGGTACGCAGCTCAGTGTCACCAGTCTACAGCCTGTCCACATCAGCCCAGAG GTCCAGCAGCAGCTCACATCAGTGCCAGTGCAACATGTGTACACCAACCAGGTGCAGTATGTGGAAGGAGGAGACAGCAACTACACCACCAGCACTAT TCGTTCCGGCACCTTCCCTTACACTGACACCCCCCTGTACACCCAGACCACAGCATCACAGTATTATGAGGGTCAGACCACCCCCGGCTCTCAGGCCTCCACTCCTGGCACACCTCTGACCGTCTCTGTGACTACTGGCACAACTGGGGGTGTTTCTATGTTTGTGGCCCAGCCCTCAAGTGCAGCGGGGGGAGCCGCCACAGTGGTGACCACAGGTGGTACCACCAATGGGGCAGGGGAAGGGGCAGGCACAAACGGGGGCGCAGCTGGCAGCTACGTGATCCAGGGGGGTTACATGCTGGGCAGCAGCAGTGGAGGGGCAGCTGGCAACAGTCAGAACTACTCCCACACCGCCCGCGCCTCTCCAGCCACT GTACAGTGGTTGCTGGACAACTATGAGACAGCTGAAGGAGTAAGTCTGCCACGTTCCACTCTCTATTGCCACTACCTGCTGCACTGCCAGGAGCAGAAACTAGAGCCTGTTAATGCTGCCTCTTTCGGAAAACTCATCAGATCTGTGTTTATGGGGCTTCGTACACGTCGTCTGGGCACACG TGGTAATTCTAAATATCACTACTATGGGCTGAGGATCAAGGCCGGCTCCTCTCTCCTCCGTCTGATGGAAGACCAGCAACATCTGGCCATGAGGCAGCAGCCCttctcacagaaacagag ATTGAAGCCAGTTCATAAAGTAGAGGGGATGACCAATGGAACAGCATCAGGAGCtagccagcagcagcaacagcagcagcaggggtcTGGGCAGGTGGACATCAGCACCCAGGTTCAGCAGTACCAGCAGTTCCTGG ATGCATCCAGAGCACTCCCAGAGTTCCCAGACATCGACCTTCAGGGGAAGTCTCTACCAGAGGGCATTGAGCTGGAGCACATAAAGAGCTTTCAGCTGCTTTACAGAGAACACTGTGAG gcaatTCTGGATGTGATGGTGAATCTGCAGTTTACCCTGGTGGAAACTCTGTGGAAAACCTTCTGGAGGTTCAGCCAGAGTCAGGCTGGAGATGCCACGTTGTCTGT tCACGATGAGTCAGAGAAGCGCCTCCCAAAGACCTGCCTGGTGTTGCTGTGCAAATACGAGCCAGTGCTGCGCTGGAGTCGTGACTGTGACAACAGCCTGTACCAGGGCCTGGTGGAGATCCTCATCCCTGATGTCCTCAGGCCAATCCCCA GTGCCTTAACTCAAGCCATCCGTAACTTTGCCAAGAGTCTGGAGAGCTGGCTGACGAATGCTATGATGAACATCCCTGAGGAGATGGTTCGCATCAAG GTAACGTCTGCCAATGCATTTGCACAGACGCTGCGTCGCTACACCAGTCTGAACCACCTCGCCCAAGCAGCCCGCGCTGTTCTCCAGAACACGGCACAAATCAACCAGATGCTCTCTGACCTCAACCGCGTCGACTTTGCTAACGTCCAG GAGCAGGCTTCATGGGTGTGCCGGTGTGAAGACCGTGTCGTTCAGCGACTAGAGCAAGACTTTAAGCTGACCCTGCAACAGCAGAACTCTCTGGAGCAGTGGGCTGCATGGCTCGATGGTGTGGTCACACAAGTCCTGAAACCATACCAGCACAGCCCCGCTTTCCCCAAGGCCGCCAAACTGTTCCTGCTTAAGTGGTCCTTTTACAG CTCTATGGTGATCAGGGACCTGACCCTGAGGAGTGCCGCCAGTTTCGGTTCCTTCCACCTGATCCGCCTGCTGTATGACGAGTACATGTACTACCTGATCGAGCACAGGGTGGCCCAGGCCAAAGGAGAGACTCCCATTGCTGTCATGGGAGAg tttgccAGTCTAGGCCGGGGTCTAAGCCAGCTGGATCCTGACAAAG aagaggaagaggaggaggaggaagaaagtgATGATGAAGGTCAGGAGCTGTCCCTCCCCCCAGATGGGGCCGTGCTTGGAGACGAGTCTCTGGAGCCGCCGGCCAAACTGGCCCGAACTGACCAGAGAGTCCTGTTCACGACCGGATCAGCCGACAACTAA